Within the Phaseolus vulgaris cultivar G19833 chromosome 9, P. vulgaris v2.0, whole genome shotgun sequence genome, the region AATCTatcaaaataaacattttcagCCTTAAAACACATAATATCTATTTGTCAGAAATTCTCTTGACTACACAAAGTTTCCAATATTACATGGTAGCTAGAGCTAATTCTTCATCCAAATTAACTCATGGCCTCCGATCCAACTCTAGAAACAAGTTTCCATCAAGACCAACAAAGTTGTCCGATGCATTGGACTCAGACTAGAGGTTTCACAGCAGCCTCCATCTTTTTCTCAAGCCGATTCCAACTCTAGGACCATGCAAAGTTGGTATTCAAACTCTAAAAGTTTCACATCATGCAGGCCAGTAGGGACTATGGGAGGGGTGACCCACAGGAACCATCGCCATTGTAATTGGTTGTTGAGGGGATTTGGTTGCTGATTGTTGGTTCATTTCCAGGGGAGAAGGGTTCTGTTGGTGTGTCAGTTCATATTTGTAGTAGTATAAGTGTGTAAGTtgaaaaacttaaatatatacTATGTAGAGATCGACAGAAATGATATTAGATGATATTCTTAATCACTTCATGATTTATGATAATAAAGATACACTAATTTCTCCTAATCATGTCTTTATTGAAACCAAGCAAGGCCAGTTAATAGTTTATGATTCTGTCTTACTCATCCTTACTTTGATATTGGCTCTCGTATTTTGTCTCTCCTACCAAGTCCTTTTTCTTAGTATGGGACTGCGTTAAAAGCAGTAATTACTTGTCCATTAGAGAGAAATGGaaacttttattattcaaaaGCAAAGAATAAAAGAAGCCACACGTTATTGTTATCCCATAATTATGCATACAAGAATGACAGGGGATTACATTCGAATGAATCACAAATCAGAACCAGATTTTTCCTCTTTAGGTGGTGCAAATTGCCTGCTGAGAAGAGAACGCGGATCAAGGGCTGCTCTCTGTGGTGGCTGAGGAGTTGGTGGCTTTGACTGCCTAAGCTCATTTCTCTGTCAATAAACCTGTTTTAAAGCATGTAacttttttaatacaaaatataaaccTCCTCATTCTAAGCAATCTGGAAcattgaaataaaaaacaacttCTTTAGTGAAATCAGGCGGTGTTACCCAAATATCATAACCTAAAGTAACATAAACTGATGTACCAAAGAGTAAGCAGCAATCTACTCACTCCATATAAGCCATCGGTGCAGCATCACCCACTTGAATACGGGTCCGAAGCAATCTGGTGCATCTTCCAGCTCTATCCCTACACAATATAATGTCTGCTCAGTGTTACAACTTTACTACCATAAACTGACGACACAAATAATATCAAGTTTATTACTGCCAGTTCGGTAAACAACTTGTGAAGCACATCATCTCCTCTCACAAAACTAGCAGCACGTCTTGCAGCACATTGGGTTCCCTAAAACAAGTTATAATGTAAAACAACAGGTCAATCCCAGCAATCAAGctaaatgaaaaaacaaaaatggttATGTTCATTCTCAAGGCCCAGGTGGAAAAAAGAGGTGTACATTTAACTGTTTCTAGTTAACGCATTTTGACATTAGAAATTAGCAGTTGAATGAAAGGAACACAGCATCAAGCCAAAATCTCAAAGAAACTAAATAACAAGGCATGATAGCTCATATAAGGTGCAGAAGACACAGTAATGTTTTCATGCTAGTTAATATATCATACAGGAAAAAGCTCAGTTAACAACACAAAGTTTCACAAAATGAAATGTATAAACTACagaaaagaagaatccttaataGATTGATCCCTGTTTTAAAAATCATCTATTCTTTGAAAAGAAGCCACAGAAATAGGTAAACTTACATACAGGGCAAGCAAATAAATTGACTCCTGCATGAATTAGAATTAAAAATCCTCCTTTCCAAGCTGTACCACTCATCTTTTTGGCCTGCAAACCATCAAAATCAGAAACATGTTGCATATATGATCAAAATCTGAAATTGAGTGGTAAACGACGTCAAATTGATTTGTACAACCTTGGCGACAGTAGTTTCCATGCGTTCGTACTTCACAGCTGCGAGACCATTGTTGTAAACAAATGGGAGAGCAAACAAAATCAGGATTCAGATGCAAACCaacaaaaattattgaaattattaATTAGTTAACTAATTAACTAACTTCAGCAAGAACATTCGGTGACAGGTAGGTCGACCCATTCGCATAAACCCTAACTCTAATTAGGTACTAAGTTTCCCCAAAACTGGACTTGTTTTTCTCTGAAATATAATGTGTATTGTagtgtaatattattttttattattaatagttaattttggaaaaaatataTGGAAAATGATAAAATGAGAAATGTAAGAGCTGAAGATAAAGTTTAATatcaattttagttaaaaaaatatttaaattatatttttatttactaatatatttatatcagtaagtaattgttttttattataagtcATTACAAGAAGAGTgatattatgattattaaaatGGTTGGACTTGACTGTTCAACTTGTCAATTTAACTAGTTAGAGAGATAgatcaaacaaatttatattatgttttccttgtaattaatattaaaataaaaagtaatatatttataagattaaaatttatgtattatttaaaagatataaatatgTAACATATTATCGTAACTAAAATGattaacatttttaataattgaCTGAAgtaatgtaatatataaaaatattatttttaatttatttaattagaaataaacttaaaaacattcacttaattaagttcatctttagtatatatgtatgtttatatataactaaaatgTGTAATTTTGGACCTCAGTTGGATTTCGGCCTTTTCTAACTGCATCTCCATAATTACTATCTGCACCCCATAAATTTTAATAGTTACTTCCAGattatttattttggaaatCTTTCATAACAAACTTTCTAGAAGAAGATTTCGAAGAAAAAGTTTctgtaacaattttttttaaatatttgaaatatttttctgaATACTACCTAAATATTCATTTTCCCTTTCTGAATTAAAAGTGCATCatagaagaagaagacacaatGGTTGTAGTGGCGATGTCAGCGTGgtgcaaagaaaaaaaagtatttttagtctttttgctgTTAACATGAAGGTATAGGTAGTAATAACGAGGTGCAGGAAGCAAAAGTCTATATTTTGCATTATTCTATCAGTCGGGCCTTTGTTAGGCTTAGTTGAGCCTTCTTTATCTAATAACTGTAGCTTTAAAAGTTAGTTACCACAGTTAACTTGTGGGACCCTGTCAAGTTATTAGGAATTTTAAACTTACTTAAAAAAACTTTGAATAAACCTAATTATTGTTCCTCTGACTTATTCTTTGGAATCCAACTATTCTTTGTGATAAATCccattcaattaaaaaatgttgATCATGGAGTTATTTTATCACCTTTTTTAGATtcgttttttccttttcttgttcATCAATCTTTTAGTAAAAGCTCTTTCTTAACTCTTTTAGGTACACCATGTTAATCACTAGTTTTGGAAACACAATTTAGAGGTTGCTTCATTCTCAAAACTCAATGCAAACCAAACTAACATATTTGCATGTAATCTATAACCATTaacgatattttttttataatgtgtaCGTACATGCGCTGTAacatataaaaagaaaagaaaataaaagaaaattaaaacgaAAATGGTACACTATGCACACGAAGATACATAAAATCTCTGAAATGTAGGACACGAGAAcacgaatttatatattatataattatgaaatataaattgacaataaagatttatgtgcataggtatgtttcagattattttttggaacaGTCATGACTGACtcacaaggatttgtttcttatttttataatcataataataatttatacaataaaatttaaatttttagaaaattaatgtattttccttttttaaattgtgtttgaactatactaaaattattagaaatctaacaaatattttttgaattgaacacttcaccatACGTATCTTACAAGTGTCATATGAGTGTTGGTATCCGATACGAGTACGAGACTCGGAAACTGAGGGCAAATTATTAGGCTTCTTCTAACCACCATGTGGTATAGGACAATCTGCAAACAAAGATGGTCCTTTAGTTCCAGAACAGTCATTGTCATTACTAGACTTTTCTTTCTCAACATTACTGTGGTTTTTTCGCTCAATTGTGTTGTTATATTCATTGTTATAATCACTGACAGAAAAATTCCCACCACCACTAGTGCAGTGCAGTTCACAAATCGAGGTTCAAAGACAAACATTTCATAGTGACCACATAAATTGCTCCACCAACATCCTTTGCTTCTCCTCCTAATAATAATGTTCCTCActtttactatatatatatatgtaactATTGTTCATGCTTTCTAATTTCTAGTTATGTTTTCCAACTTCACACGTGGGAATGAAGATATTTGAAAGTATTTAACTTTATGTTgtgttattgttatttaaaatgtgttaatcgcacattattttaattattgtttagttcaataaatattaatagactaattttttacaacattttaaattgttaataaaTCTTTTAAAGATCGAAAAGAAATTATCGTTATCActtcatataaaaatttatagaagAATCTAATATTAatggtgtcttttctaattattaattatttttttataggggtgaataaattttattttgttttattatttattgattgattttttttttctttagttaGATAGACCTAAAATGAGTGTACTAATATATATTgagaatatttattttgattttaaaataacaatattaaagatatttatTCTCATATCTGTatctttctttttattcttattttcatCAATGttgtattttataatataataaacattAACATCAATTTTTGAATCTTCTTGTCTTCCTAAGAAGCTACAACAGTTGCATCCATATTTTGGTTAATTAGGTAATAATAACTAAGGTTGGCCGAAAGATAGACACTAAGAGTTGGATACCCACAATATGGCAAATCAATGGTACTAATGATAGTATTGCCTACGAAAATGACACATAGCTAAAATTACATGTGCCATCACTCAAAACAACCCACTCACCCAAATCTTCCCCCATAACATATTCCAACAATCATGCTTTTGAAAGTAAAAGTGGTGCAAGTTAAATGATTTGATTACGAAGAAAGCAAGCAAATTTCATAAcaattatgtttttctttatgtTAAATGGTTTCAatctagttattttttttttatatctttccGGTCTATGTTATTCCTTTTATGTtcatttcttgttttttttttcctttttttttaggtttttttcatttttaaatgtCACATTATCtttataacattttattttttacttaaattttCTTAAATACTTATGAGAGACATTAATGAGATTTAGTGTTAACATTTTTTAAGATGAGATCATTCATTTAGATATTCTTATATATGATCTCTAACATCATACAATCAATTATGTCTTAAATTTGAGACTAAGAAGTTTTATAATCAGAATCTATACATGATATCATAGTCCACCAAATTTTAAATCTGAacctaaaaaaatttatgatcAAAATCTATACTTTCTTGAATGATACTTACATGACGAGTTATTCAACTCATTCCAGTACATATATGACAAAAAAAACACttgaaattgattaaaaaataattttgtcatGTAGGATTTTGAATTTACTAACCTATGTACTAAGCTATTCAAGTTAACTCAAACCTTCTGTCTCTACTAATGAATTTGAGGTCTTCGCATTTGTTTTTTACTTTCTCTTGGAGATCTCATGTTGACTAGAGATAAGAGCCTTTcgttgtatataagtgagtgcaaacctcaatcctatgagttgattttatggggttgagttaggtttaaagtctactttttaatatggaatcagagtcatttcgataAGTAGGtacaaacctcaaccctatgagccggttttatggggttgagttaggcttaaagtccacctCTTAATACTTTCTTCTCAGTtaccatataaaaaaaatatccattGAACACTGTTTCAACAGGTCCAATTTTAACTCACTTATGAACACAAACTGTAGGATCTACTCCTCCCCACTTGTCACAAACTAACACCTCACTGGACCTCCACTACTATCTCACACCTACATAAACATTCATGCCTAAGTTATCCTATAGTAtgggaccacccataatattaAAACAATCATTTCTCTTGCAATTTTTTATGGTTTAATGCATATAACAAAATGACTTTGTTTCAATTCAATTGTGACCAAACTACTCTCTCAATCATCAAGGAATCCGAGTCCACTCGAAGGGGCGTCTTCTTTGGGAAAAGGTTTCAATCTTCATACAACTTtggaataattttattttcaaggAAGGTAGTATTGATTTTCACCCAACTTCTATTGTTAGGCCCAAAAGGAACATTGATAGTGtttttctattatattaatGCTACAAGATACTACTCAGCTAGTTCCAGAAGCAACTTTTAGGAATCTATTACTTCATGTTtctgaaattataaaaaatttacttttaaaaataacatgaGAAATCCAAAATGTAATTGATACCCCACTGATAAACTACTTTTTATATGTCATTCTTTTAACCATAAGTAAGATCTTATCTTTTTGGTACATGAATTTGAGGTTGAATTGAGCCAAAAAAAGTAAACTGGGATGAGAAATAAATCAATCAGAAGCAGAGAACTGATAAGACGTGTACGATTTTGCCGTGCCGCATTCTAGTTACAGATTCCACTTATTACTATACAAAAAAgcatgaataaataaataagaatagaATAAGAATGAGGGTGTAGGGAAGCGCGTATATAAGCAGTGCAAGCTGTTAAGATAAGAGAAAACGAGTAAGCGAGGAACATTCGAATTTCACACAGTAGAGAAACATTTTAGTGCAGAAACTTAACGGAGCATTCTGATTTGAAACAAACAGGTATGCATATATAAACTGGTAACATCTTTTGGTTTGAATTATCCTTTTTTTAACATTAATGGTTCATTTTTGGGTGCTGTGTTTTTAGATCAGATTATTTTGTAAGATTGTGAGTTGTGAGGTTCAAGGAAGGAACTTTTGATGGAAGTTGAAGCTGGTAAGAGTGTTTGTAGAAGTGCAGAAGTGGATGATGATGGCAGAATCAAAAGAACTGGTTAGTAATAGTATGGTTCCATTATTTACATCAATGCTTAtactatttttgttttcaattcagCTTATTTGTTGGATGAGTTTCAAACGGGATGAGCAAATTTAAGACACCTGTTCCTAGTTAGACCTATATAAGCCTTGCATATAATCTGCAGACAACTCTTTTCATTTCCTAGTTATATGTTTGCTGAAGGGATTCTGTCATTTGAAACATCTTTTGTTTTTGAAAAGCAAAGATTTTGGAGAAGAAGAACTCTGTTTTTATAGGTGTTTCAGATGTTGGATTGAGTTTGCTCATGCTACTCACATTTGTTTTTCATTAAATAACCATATTCTATTCTATTGTAGTTTCACTTTCACCAGCTTCAGCTCTAAGATTGGGTGTTAATTGCAGGGAACGTGTTCACCACTACCACGCACATAATAACGGTGGTGGTAGGAGCAGGAGTGCTGGCTCTGGCATGGGCAATGGCCCAATTAGGATGGTTACCCGGCATAATCACCATGATCATATTTGCATGCATTTCCATTTACACTTACAATCTTATAGCTGATTGTTACAGATATCCTGACCCAATCAATGGGAAGAGGAACTATACTTATATGCAGGCCGTCCATGCATATCTTGGTATCATAAGTGTACTATATACTCATCTACGTAAATTCTAGACTCTTTCAAAATGTTCTGATTTTCGTATTTCAACTTCATAATTAGGTGGAACAATGCACTTGTTTTGTGGATTGATTCAGTATGGGAAGCTTGCTGGGATTACTGTGGGCTACACTATAACTTCGTCTACTAGTTTGGTGTAAGTAAGTTATCACATCGATAAGCTAACTTTTTGGTGTTGCTCATTCATTGAGTACATAATTGTAATCACAATCCTCTTAAATCCTCTTATTTGACAGGGCTATAAAGAAGGCCATTTGCTTTCACAAAAGAGGTCACCGAGCTTATTGCAAGTTTTCTAATAAT harbors:
- the LOC137822961 gene encoding uncharacterized protein isoform X1, which gives rise to METTVAKAKKMSGTAWKGGFLILIHAGVNLFACPGTQCAARRAASFVRGDDVLHKDRAGRCTRLLRTRIQVGDAAPMAYMEFIDREMSLGSQSHQLLSHHREQPLIRVLFSAGNLHHLKRKNLVLICDSFECNPLSFLYA
- the LOC137822961 gene encoding uncharacterized protein isoform X2, which encodes MQESIYLLALYGTQCAARRAASFVRGDDVLHKDRAGRCTRLLRTRIQVGDAAPMAYMEFIDREMSLGSQSHQLLSHHREQPLIRVLFSAGNLHHLKRKNLVLICDSFECNPLSFLYA
- the LOC137822961 gene encoding uncharacterized protein isoform X4; protein product: METTVAKAKKMSGTAWKGGFLILIHAGVNLFACPGTQCAARRAASFVRGDDVLHKLFTELATLYCVGIELEDAPDCFGPVFKWVMLHRWLIWSLLTEK
- the LOC137822961 gene encoding uncharacterized protein isoform X3, which encodes METTVAKAKKMSGTAWKGGFLILIHAGVNLFACPGTQCAARRAASFVRGDDVLHKDRAGRCTRLLRTRIQVGDAAPMAYMELLRMRRFIFCIKKVTCFKTGLLTEK
- the LOC137822961 gene encoding uncharacterized protein isoform X5, with the protein product METTVAKAKKMSGTAWKGGFLILIHAGVNLFACPGTQCAARRAASFVRGDDVLHKLFTELATLYCVGIELEDAPDCFGPVFKWVMLHRWLIWNCLE